In the genome of Bosea sp. BIWAKO-01, the window CTCGGGATGGCTCGCTTCGACCGGAATGACACCGTACATTCCGGCATGGCCCCGCGGTTCCAGCATCATCGCGCGGCGCAGGTGATCGTGGCTGTCGCGCGCCTGTCGACGCTTGTCGAGAATCGTCGCGCCGGTCAGCTCGGGATAGCCGCCCGTAACGATGCGCACCGGCTCGCCGCAGGTGTGGTAGTCGAGATAGCTCAGGCGCATTGGCGCGTTCCCCTCACTCATAGGGTGGTTTGGGTGTGAGACGCGGCGGATCGCAGCCGCGCCGGCCGCAGGTCTCGGCTGCGACCTCTGCCGCGAAACCCATCGCGGATGCGGCAACGCCGTCCGACAACCCGCGCAGTCGTGCTCCAAGTTCGCCCGCCTGCGCGAGCGAAGCGAGAAATGCGCCGATGAAGCTGTCGCCGGCGCCGATCGTATCGACCAGCTCGGCAACCGGGACGAAGCCGCGAATGGGCTTGCCCCCAGCCTGCTCGAGCGTCGCGCCGCGATCGCCCTCGGTCAGCAGGATCGACGATACGCCCCTGTCGAACCAACGGCGCAGCGGCACCGCGTAGCCGCCGGGATAGAGCCAGTCGGCATCGTCCGTACTGAGCCGGATGAGGTCTGACAGCGCCATGCGCTGCTCGATCGCGGCAAGCGCCGCCTCCCGATCCGGCAGTGCCGGCGGCCTGATGTTGAGGTCATAGCTGGTGCTCAGTCCGGCGGAGCGCGCCTGGCGCAGCAGCGTCAACGCCGCGTCCCCGGACGGGCCGATCGTCGCTCCAAACGAGGTGACGTGCAGATGGCCAAAGCCTGTGAGGCTGTCGGGCAAGGGCGGAGGCTCGGCCAGCGCCGTACCGGCGAGGTGGAAGTGATATCGCGCCCCGCCATCGGCCCCAAGCGGGGCAACGACGGCCAGCGGTGTGGGGGCGTCGCTCTCAGCAATGAAGCGCCGATCGATCGCCTCTGCCACAAGCCGGGCCCGGAAGCGCCGTCCTGTGACGTCGCGCGACAGCGTCGCGCAATAAGCCACCGAGGTGCCGCAGCGGGCGAGTGCCAGCGCCGTGTTGAAACCGGATCCGCCCAGCACGCACTGATAGCGCTCGCCGCACCCGTCCTCCGGCACCAGATCGGCGAGCGCTTCGCCGAAGACGAGGACCGCCCCCTGGTTCACAGAAGCCCGCGCTTCGCCAGATTGCGCATCAGATGTGAGGCGCCGAAGGTCCAGGGTTCGCATTCATCGGTGCGGCGCATGCAATTGACGAGCGCCCCCAGTTCCGGCGCGGCAATCGTGACGATGTCCCCATATTTGTGGGTGAAGCCGCCGCCCGGCGTGTCGCGATCCTTGATCGGCGCGAACATGGTGCCGAGATAGAGCGCCGCGCCATCGGGATACTGATGGTTGCGATTGAGCATCTGCGCAGCAAGATCGGCCGGGTCGCGGCTGATCTTTGCAATCGAGGACGAGCCTTCGAGCCTGAAACCGTCCTCGCCCTCGACCGTCAGCGTCACGGTTGTCCTGCGGACATGGTCGAGCGAGAAGCCGGCGTCGAAGAAGCGGATGAAGGGACCGACCGCTGCCGCGGCATTGTTGTCCTTGGCCTTGCCGAGCAGCAGCGCCGAACGGCCCTCGACGTCGCGCAGATTGACGTCATTGCCGAGCGTTGCACCGACGATGGCGCCGGTCGAGGCGACGATCAGCACGATCTCCGGCTCGGGATTGTTCCAGGTCGAGGCCGGGTGCAGGCCAGCATCGACACCGGTGCCCACGGCCGACATCGGTGGCCCCTTGGTGAAGATCTCGGCATCCGGCCCGATGCCGACCTCGAGATACTGGCTCCAGGCTCCCTGCTTGATCAGCACGTCCTTGAGATGCATCGCCTCGGGCGAGCCGGGCTTCAACTTCGAGAGATCGTCACCGATGAGCTTGCCGATCTCCTCGCGGATCGTGGCGGCGGCAGCCGGGTTGCCCCGCGCCTTCTCCTCGATCACGCGCTCCAGCATCGAGACCGCAAAG includes:
- a CDS encoding PfkB family carbohydrate kinase, with amino-acid sequence MNQGAVLVFGEALADLVPEDGCGERYQCVLGGSGFNTALALARCGTSVAYCATLSRDVTGRRFRARLVAEAIDRRFIAESDAPTPLAVVAPLGADGGARYHFHLAGTALAEPPPLPDSLTGFGHLHVTSFGATIGPSGDAALTLLRQARSAGLSTSYDLNIRPPALPDREAALAAIEQRMALSDLIRLSTDDADWLYPGGYAVPLRRWFDRGVSSILLTEGDRGATLEQAGGKPIRGFVPVAELVDTIGAGDSFIGAFLASLAQAGELGARLRGLSDGVAASAMGFAAEVAAETCGRRGCDPPRLTPKPPYE
- a CDS encoding fumarylacetoacetate hydrolase family protein, coding for MPELALTPRNTLPADAATAALAGRVWRPDVAGPAVVVLRGDELVDITAAFATMRDLCETADPAAALRAAKGQPIGTLADILANTPPAHRDATKPWLLAPLDLQAVKAAGVTFAVSMLERVIEEKARGNPAAAATIREEIGKLIGDDLSKLKPGSPEAMHLKDVLIKQGAWSQYLEVGIGPDAEIFTKGPPMSAVGTGVDAGLHPASTWNNPEPEIVLIVASTGAIVGATLGNDVNLRDVEGRSALLLGKAKDNNAAAAVGPFIRFFDAGFSLDHVRRTTVTLTVEGEDGFRLEGSSSIAKISRDPADLAAQMLNRNHQYPDGAALYLGTMFAPIKDRDTPGGGFTHKYGDIVTIAAPELGALVNCMRRTDECEPWTFGASHLMRNLAKRGLL